One stretch of Rhodospirillaceae bacterium DNA includes these proteins:
- a CDS encoding glycosyltransferase family 2 protein — MLVKPIDHSPNNQHSNDQHSAGRTLDRANHFAMPGGLQLLLSDAGGGLIPMQGGKMLPPPTIKVALPLADGRIRQMIVFRPADKVGQPLDLMAADGSLVARTDAALAAPLDRVALTVGLDDTGKLRLVRQLLDVCRELFHLKHDVAYGRLCRSILTELSVQPGNVTAEAVVNQHLALVSCPIPGHVGEVSDVIVVGDKGIASALHRPLRFAKGRNLLLLDRAALRIGSLLVVIGAQGFATSRITALPQTPFLAWLQANKAIAGKTRSFVMRCLADVAQGDNTTAALLNELELFQPATRRNLTDKRLPLGGAVELLIADGRGGIFVKGWVRDPHQLMSEIFLVAVGIEPQRLDDNCLRYQRPDIDKLYDGRVGAMGFAAFLPDAGTIRGQAKLELRLGSGATLDILARPAQGTPGQLRDAVLGGIPPEQLTTEAIAKVIAPAAVALHQAHLAARRPPDVVQLGAAAPEPRYSIIIPLYRNLDYLRFQLGSFAIDPDMAEAELIFVLDSPEQRADLVHFLSGLHQLYALPITVLIMSGNFGYAAANNAGAAIARGKILVLLNSDVVPEEAGWLRRLSAPLLRGKKVVASGARLLFDDHSLQHAGMRFARDAGGHWLNLHYFKGAPREFPPALESRSVPAVTGAALMVRRQAFVDVGGFTEDYIIGDYEDSDLCLKLRAAGGDIHYCPKAVLFHFERKSINRHAGYQRSVAGLYNRWLAGQRWNEAMCDLMARYPDTASATQEAAS, encoded by the coding sequence ATGCTGGTTAAGCCCATCGACCACTCACCAAACAACCAACACTCAAACGACCAACACAGTGCGGGCCGGACGCTCGATCGCGCCAATCATTTCGCCATGCCGGGTGGATTGCAGCTGCTGCTGAGCGATGCAGGCGGCGGCCTCATACCGATGCAGGGCGGCAAGATGCTGCCACCGCCGACAATCAAGGTAGCCCTGCCGCTGGCGGACGGTCGTATCAGGCAGATGATCGTTTTCCGGCCGGCCGACAAGGTCGGGCAACCACTGGACCTGATGGCGGCAGATGGCAGTCTTGTCGCCCGTACCGATGCTGCGCTGGCCGCACCGCTTGACCGGGTGGCTCTCACGGTCGGTCTGGATGATACAGGCAAGCTGCGTCTCGTGCGGCAGTTGTTGGATGTCTGCCGCGAACTGTTCCACCTGAAACATGACGTTGCCTATGGACGCCTGTGCCGCTCAATCCTCACGGAGCTGTCGGTGCAGCCCGGCAATGTGACCGCAGAAGCTGTCGTCAATCAGCACCTGGCGCTGGTCAGCTGCCCGATTCCTGGCCATGTTGGTGAGGTGTCCGACGTGATTGTGGTTGGCGACAAGGGGATTGCGAGCGCGCTTCACCGGCCCTTGCGATTCGCCAAAGGGCGCAACCTGCTCCTCCTCGATCGCGCCGCTCTTAGAATAGGCAGTCTCCTCGTGGTCATCGGTGCGCAGGGCTTCGCGACGTCGCGCATCACCGCTCTGCCGCAGACACCCTTCCTGGCGTGGTTGCAGGCGAATAAGGCGATCGCCGGAAAGACGCGTAGCTTTGTTATGCGATGCCTGGCAGACGTTGCCCAGGGTGACAACACGACAGCGGCCCTGTTGAACGAACTCGAACTCTTTCAGCCTGCAACGCGTCGCAACCTTACTGACAAGCGTTTGCCTTTAGGTGGCGCCGTCGAACTGCTGATTGCGGATGGTCGCGGTGGCATTTTTGTGAAGGGATGGGTTCGTGATCCCCATCAGCTTATGTCGGAAATTTTTCTGGTGGCCGTCGGCATCGAGCCGCAGCGCCTGGATGACAACTGTCTGCGCTATCAGCGTCCCGATATCGACAAGCTTTACGACGGGCGCGTAGGTGCAATGGGGTTTGCAGCCTTCCTGCCAGATGCGGGAACGATACGCGGCCAGGCGAAGCTTGAACTGCGCCTTGGATCCGGTGCCACTCTCGATATCCTCGCCCGTCCTGCCCAGGGTACGCCAGGACAGCTCCGGGATGCGGTGCTGGGCGGCATTCCGCCGGAGCAACTGACCACCGAGGCGATCGCCAAGGTGATAGCGCCGGCGGCGGTGGCGTTGCACCAGGCGCATCTCGCTGCGCGCCGCCCCCCGGATGTCGTGCAACTGGGTGCGGCAGCTCCGGAACCGCGCTATTCGATCATCATTCCGCTCTACCGCAATCTGGACTATTTACGCTTCCAGTTGGGGAGCTTCGCGATTGACCCTGACATGGCGGAAGCGGAGCTCATTTTTGTGCTCGATTCACCAGAGCAGCGCGCCGATCTCGTGCATTTCCTCAGCGGATTGCATCAACTCTATGCGCTTCCCATCACGGTACTGATCATGTCGGGCAATTTCGGGTATGCCGCGGCCAACAATGCGGGCGCCGCAATTGCGCGTGGAAAGATCCTCGTGTTGCTCAATTCGGACGTGGTGCCAGAGGAAGCCGGGTGGCTACGCAGGCTTTCAGCGCCGCTGCTGCGCGGGAAGAAAGTGGTGGCCAGCGGTGCCCGATTGTTGTTCGACGATCATTCACTGCAGCATGCCGGCATGCGGTTTGCCCGCGACGCCGGCGGGCATTGGCTAAACCTCCATTATTTTAAGGGCGCGCCACGCGAGTTTCCGCCGGCGCTGGAATCCCGCTCTGTCCCGGCTGTTACCGGCGCCGCCCTCATGGTGCGTCGGCAAGCATTTGTCGATGTGGGCGGCTTCACCGAGGATTACATCATTGGCGATTACGAGGATTCGGATCTGTGCCTGAAGTTGCGGGCGGCGGGTGGCGACATTCACTATTGCCCAAAGGCAGTGTTGTTTCACTTCGAGCGCAAGTCGATCAATCGCCACGCCGGCTATCAGCGCAGCGTCGCCGGTCTTTATAACAGGTGGCTCGCCGGACAGCGCTGGAATGAAGCCATGTGTGACTTGATGGCGCGCTATCCGGATACTGCATCCGCGACACAGGAAGCAGCGTCATGA
- a CDS encoding calcium-binding protein — protein MATIPGGDFADRLVGTSHGDFILGGGGDDAISGGGGKDFIDGGTGHDWINGGSGADWINGGDGSDHILGGSGSDVVFGGADADYINGGSGEDTIAGQGGDDWINGGSGDDNLFGGAGKDDLTGGNGDDRMFGGEGDDALRGGNGDDLLKGEAGNDNLNGGNGDDQIKGGAGDDSLEGGKGDDHLQGGDGADRLSGGAGDDFVDGGAGDDFLRGGAGDDTFVFHGGGGQDVIMDFEEGEDILHISKNINGLDVTSADDVASLAHEVGGNTVIDFGGGDQVTLVGVKAVDVQANPSAFFVIS, from the coding sequence ATGGCGACAATTCCGGGCGGTGACTTCGCCGACCGTCTTGTCGGCACCAGCCACGGGGACTTTATCCTGGGCGGCGGCGGTGACGACGCGATCAGTGGCGGTGGCGGCAAGGATTTCATCGATGGCGGTACCGGCCATGACTGGATCAACGGTGGCAGTGGCGCCGATTGGATCAACGGCGGCGACGGTTCCGACCATATCCTGGGCGGTTCCGGCAGCGACGTGGTCTTTGGCGGCGCAGATGCCGATTACATCAATGGCGGCTCCGGTGAAGACACCATTGCTGGCCAGGGTGGCGACGATTGGATCAACGGCGGCAGCGGCGACGACAATTTGTTCGGCGGTGCCGGCAAGGATGATCTGACCGGCGGCAACGGAGACGATCGCATGTTCGGCGGCGAGGGCGACGATGCCCTGCGTGGCGGAAACGGTGACGATCTGCTCAAGGGCGAGGCCGGCAACGACAACCTCAATGGCGGCAACGGCGATGACCAGATCAAGGGCGGCGCCGGTGACGACAGCCTTGAAGGTGGGAAGGGCGATGATCACCTGCAGGGTGGTGATGGCGCCGACCGGCTCTCAGGCGGTGCTGGTGACGACTTTGTCGACGGCGGTGCCGGCGATGACTTCCTGCGCGGTGGTGCCGGTGATGACACCTTTGTCTTCCACGGCGGCGGCGGTCAGGACGTCATCATGGACTTCGAAGAGGGTGAAGACATTCTTCACATCTCGAAGAACATCAATGGCCTCGACGTTACGTCCGCGGACGATGTCGCTTCGCTGGCGCATGAAGTCGGCGGCAACACGGTCATCGACTTCGGCGGTGGCGATCAGGTGACCCTGGTCGGCGTCAAGGCTGTCGATGTCCAGGCCAACCCGAGCGCCTTCTTTGTGATCAGCTGA
- a CDS encoding glycosyltransferase — protein MNILFVHRDFPGQFGALAERLAQSTHHRVAFVTSADVILPGRIMVRRFHAKRRPSASTHHYLHGFEAGVLNGQAVFEACHALHEEGFVPDVIFGHCGWGVALYLREVFPKARFIGYFEWYYHPHDADADYLDPNGMTPDNACRIRTLNAPLLMTLEDVDFGLVPTAFQRSQLPASYQHKLQTLHDGVDTEYFKPDAAACRRFGDVELRGVNRLLTYATRGLEPYRGFPEFMRALVGVLKAEPDVVVAVAGQDQTFYSRRLPDGETYKERMLRELPQLDLARIHFLGTLPRDDYRRLLQISTVHVYLTVPFVPSWSLVEAMSCGCHIVASDTEPTREVLGDQTAAHFIDHRDVAQLEKVLRQALAQKDTASKLREAARSRAVSHFSQASLLPEWERIALGASNKVG, from the coding sequence TTGAACATCCTGTTCGTACATCGAGATTTTCCCGGACAATTTGGCGCCCTCGCGGAGCGCTTGGCGCAATCAACGCACCATCGTGTTGCTTTCGTAACTTCCGCAGATGTGATCTTGCCGGGACGTATCATGGTGCGACGTTTCCACGCAAAGCGTCGACCAAGCGCATCAACGCATCACTATCTGCATGGATTTGAGGCAGGCGTGCTCAATGGACAGGCAGTATTCGAGGCTTGCCATGCATTGCACGAGGAAGGCTTTGTGCCGGATGTGATTTTTGGACATTGTGGCTGGGGCGTCGCGCTCTATCTTCGCGAAGTTTTTCCCAAAGCACGTTTCATCGGCTACTTCGAATGGTACTACCACCCGCATGACGCTGATGCCGACTATCTCGACCCAAATGGCATGACTCCCGACAATGCCTGTCGAATAAGAACTCTGAATGCGCCGCTGCTGATGACCCTCGAGGATGTCGATTTTGGCCTTGTTCCAACGGCATTTCAGCGATCACAGCTTCCGGCGAGCTATCAGCACAAACTCCAGACACTTCACGATGGTGTTGATACCGAATATTTCAAACCAGATGCCGCGGCCTGCCGTCGCTTTGGTGACGTCGAGCTGCGCGGCGTTAATCGTTTGCTAACTTATGCGACCCGCGGCCTTGAGCCGTATCGCGGATTTCCAGAGTTCATGCGTGCCCTCGTCGGCGTCCTGAAGGCGGAGCCGGATGTCGTTGTCGCGGTCGCTGGCCAGGACCAGACGTTCTATTCGCGACGCCTGCCAGACGGTGAGACATATAAGGAGCGCATGCTGCGAGAGCTGCCGCAGCTTGATCTGGCTCGGATCCATTTCCTTGGCACCTTGCCGCGCGATGACTATCGACGCCTGCTGCAGATTTCCACAGTGCATGTCTATCTGACCGTCCCGTTTGTGCCATCTTGGTCACTGGTCGAAGCGATGTCCTGCGGGTGCCATATCGTGGCATCCGACACGGAACCGACCCGCGAAGTACTTGGAGATCAAACTGCCGCGCATTTTATTGATCATCGCGATGTGGCCCAGCTGGAAAAAGTGCTGCGCCAGGCTTTGGCACAGAAAGACACCGCGTCAAAGTTGCGTGAAGCAGCAAGAAGCCGTGCGGTTAGCCACTTTTCGCAAGCATCGCTGTTGCCGGAGTGGGAGAGAATTGCGCTCGGAGCGAGCAACAAGGTCGGCTAA
- the galE gene encoding UDP-glucose 4-epimerase GalE, which produces MRHVLVTGGAGYVGSHACRMLAASGYLPVTLDNLSTGHRWAVKWGPLETGDIADHTLVTALLAKYQPVAVMHFAALSLVGESGSQPARYYETNVAGTLSLLQAMQRHGLDRFIFSSTCATYGEPKSCPIDEATAQHPINTYGRSKLMVETILADFARAYGMRATALRYFNAAGAADADGIGEAHEPETHLIPLVIAAALGQRGPVQVFGEDYATADGTCERDYVHVNDLATAHVRALAFQDSSAGFHAFNLGTGRPYSVRQVIAAVAHQAGRPVPHKAAPRRVGDPPALFADPRRAKAALEWSAAQSSLEEIVASAWRWHVGTAKEVRLAV; this is translated from the coding sequence ATGCGCCATGTGCTCGTGACCGGCGGTGCCGGATATGTCGGTAGTCACGCCTGCAGGATGTTGGCGGCCAGCGGATATCTTCCCGTCACTCTCGACAATCTATCGACGGGTCACCGCTGGGCCGTGAAGTGGGGTCCACTCGAAACGGGCGACATTGCTGATCACACGCTTGTCACAGCGTTGCTGGCAAAGTACCAACCGGTCGCCGTGATGCATTTCGCAGCGCTGTCGCTGGTTGGAGAATCAGGATCTCAGCCGGCGCGCTATTACGAGACGAATGTCGCCGGCACGCTGTCGCTGCTGCAAGCCATGCAGCGACATGGACTTGACCGGTTCATCTTTTCCAGCACCTGCGCCACCTATGGCGAGCCAAAGAGTTGCCCGATCGATGAAGCGACAGCCCAGCATCCGATCAACACCTATGGTCGCAGCAAGCTGATGGTTGAAACCATCCTCGCGGATTTTGCCCGAGCCTATGGCATGCGTGCGACAGCGCTGCGCTACTTCAACGCAGCCGGCGCCGCTGATGCTGACGGGATTGGCGAAGCCCATGAGCCGGAAACGCATCTCATTCCCCTGGTGATTGCTGCAGCCCTCGGCCAGCGCGGCCCGGTACAGGTGTTTGGTGAGGACTACGCGACCGCGGACGGAACCTGCGAGCGCGACTACGTGCATGTAAATGATCTTGCGACCGCGCATGTCCGCGCCCTTGCCTTCCAGGACTCCAGTGCTGGTTTCCATGCCTTCAACCTCGGCACCGGTCGACCGTATTCAGTGCGCCAGGTAATCGCCGCAGTAGCCCATCAGGCAGGCCGACCCGTTCCGCATAAAGCGGCACCACGCCGTGTCGGTGATCCCCCGGCCCTGTTTGCCGACCCTCGTCGCGCCAAGGCGGCCCTTGAGTGGAGTGCAGCGCAATCCTCGCTGGAAGAGATCGTTGCCAGCGCCTGGCGCTGGCATGTGGGTACTGCCAAGGAGGTGCGCCTTGCCGTTTGA
- the rfbC gene encoding dTDP-4-dehydrorhamnose 3,5-epimerase: MITDDLPADVRLVSGRRFADSRGWFMELHRRQSTNIAANDLADDGMPDFCQDNVSLTSLPAVVRGLHFQRPPYAQAKLVTVLAGAILDVVVDLRPQSPDFGRAAAIHLSASGGQHLFVPVGFAHGFCSLQPETLVHYKVSAPYAPKSEGGIAWDDPDLAIQWPFTAAEVLVSEKDALLPRLRDLAPIDWGRRAPVKPSARDVRPAATLPGSRLHG; encoded by the coding sequence ATGATTACCGATGATCTGCCGGCGGATGTCCGTCTGGTCTCCGGTCGGCGCTTTGCCGATTCACGTGGCTGGTTCATGGAACTCCACCGCCGGCAATCCACCAACATCGCGGCCAACGACCTGGCGGATGATGGCATGCCTGACTTTTGCCAAGACAATGTCTCGCTCACCAGCCTGCCGGCGGTCGTTCGCGGACTCCATTTCCAGCGGCCGCCCTATGCACAGGCCAAGCTGGTGACCGTGCTGGCAGGCGCCATCCTCGACGTCGTGGTCGATCTACGTCCGCAATCGCCAGATTTCGGACGGGCTGCCGCCATTCATTTGTCGGCCTCAGGCGGCCAGCATCTCTTTGTTCCGGTGGGGTTTGCCCACGGGTTTTGTTCTCTGCAGCCGGAGACACTCGTGCACTACAAGGTCTCGGCCCCTTATGCGCCAAAGTCGGAAGGCGGGATTGCCTGGGACGATCCGGATCTTGCCATTCAATGGCCATTTACCGCGGCCGAGGTACTGGTGTCTGAAAAGGATGCCCTTCTGCCGCGCCTGCGTGACCTTGCGCCGATCGATTGGGGGCGACGGGCCCCTGTCAAGCCCTCCGCCCGCGATGTGCGCCCGGCCGCCACATTGCCGGGGAGCCGGCTTCATGGCTAA
- a CDS encoding sugar nucleotide-binding protein, with amino-acid sequence MTAHPRCIAVIGRQGQLARELADLAWPADLRPLFFGRTDINLFDTGNLKSRLQSLRPLAIINTAAHTAVDLCESEPDVARTLNADLPAVLARIASHTGIPLVHVSTDYVFSGRQPRPFREVDAAAPLSVYAQTKLAGETAVLAAGATSIIIRSAGLFGRHGQNF; translated from the coding sequence ATGACAGCGCATCCGCGTTGCATCGCCGTGATTGGTCGCCAAGGTCAGTTGGCGCGCGAGCTGGCCGATCTCGCCTGGCCCGCCGATCTCCGACCGCTTTTTTTCGGCCGGACCGACATTAATCTGTTCGACACAGGCAACCTCAAATCACGCCTGCAGTCGCTGCGGCCCTTAGCCATCATCAATACGGCGGCCCATACTGCTGTCGATCTGTGTGAGAGCGAGCCTGATGTTGCCAGGACACTCAACGCAGACCTGCCGGCGGTTCTGGCACGGATTGCAAGTCACACCGGCATCCCGCTGGTTCACGTGTCGACCGACTATGTATTTTCTGGAAGGCAGCCCCGACCCTTTCGTGAGGTGGATGCCGCTGCACCTTTGTCTGTCTATGCGCAAACCAAGCTGGCGGGTGAAACGGCAGTTCTCGCTGCCGGAGCGACTTCAATCATCATTCGCAGTGCCGGACTTTTTGGCCGCCACGGTCAGAACTTTTGA
- a CDS encoding sugar nucleotide-binding protein, protein MKTIVAKALAGDAQPIRMVADQVSSPTPATALAAALQQMAIDLSEGRHLPPLLHFAGQPPVSWFDFTAAILAALSRCSAAALPDLVPLRLADLPRAATRPHFSALDCGLARQFGYPPPEWRSALDNLVASLTKKRIAA, encoded by the coding sequence TTGAAGACGATCGTTGCCAAGGCCCTGGCAGGTGATGCTCAACCCATCAGGATGGTAGCTGACCAAGTCAGCTCACCGACGCCAGCCACGGCTCTGGCGGCCGCTCTTCAACAGATGGCGATCGATCTCAGCGAGGGCCGCCACCTGCCCCCCTTGCTTCATTTCGCCGGCCAGCCACCCGTGAGCTGGTTCGATTTTACCGCAGCCATCCTTGCAGCCCTCTCCCGTTGCAGCGCCGCGGCATTGCCGGATCTTGTCCCGCTTCGGCTGGCCGACCTGCCGCGCGCGGCGACCCGCCCCCACTTCAGCGCGCTCGACTGCGGCCTCGCGCGACAGTTCGGCTATCCGCCGCCCGAATGGCGCTCGGCACTGGACAATCTCGTCGCAAGCCTGACCAAGAAAAGGATTGCCGCATGA
- the rfbA gene encoding glucose-1-phosphate thymidylyltransferase RfbA — MKGIVLAGGSGSRLYPMTASVTKQLLPIYDKPMIYYPIATLMLAGIRDILLITTPRDVERYVDLLGDGARWGLNISYAVQPRPEGIAQAFIIGGEFLGGAPSALILGDNLFFGSGLRQRLVNAAALQQGAHVFACRVDDPERYGVVELDADQRPISIIEKPRQPLSNWAVTGLYFFDGQASDIARQLRPSPRGELEISDLNAHYLTRGALTVERLGRGYAWLDTGTPETLMAATQFVCALETRQGIKIACLEEIAFTQGFITADNFARMAASAPISAYGRYLKTLMSDLEIEARPTPLRLVGA, encoded by the coding sequence ATGAAGGGCATCGTTCTAGCCGGCGGCAGCGGTTCGCGGCTCTACCCGATGACGGCATCGGTGACCAAGCAGTTGCTGCCAATCTATGACAAGCCGATGATCTACTATCCGATCGCCACGCTCATGCTGGCAGGGATTCGCGACATCCTGCTCATCACGACGCCCAGGGATGTCGAACGCTATGTCGATCTTCTCGGCGATGGCGCGCGCTGGGGCCTTAACATCTCCTATGCAGTACAACCCAGACCGGAAGGCATTGCACAGGCCTTCATCATTGGCGGGGAATTTCTTGGCGGCGCACCCTCTGCGCTCATTCTCGGCGACAACCTGTTCTTCGGCAGTGGATTGCGTCAGCGCCTGGTCAATGCCGCCGCGCTACAACAGGGCGCTCACGTCTTTGCCTGCCGGGTGGATGACCCAGAGCGCTACGGCGTGGTCGAGCTCGATGCCGATCAGCGACCCATTTCAATCATCGAGAAACCCCGGCAACCGCTCTCGAACTGGGCCGTTACCGGCCTCTACTTCTTCGATGGACAGGCCAGCGACATAGCACGTCAATTGCGACCCTCGCCGCGCGGTGAACTGGAGATCAGCGACCTCAACGCACACTACCTGACGCGCGGCGCCCTGACGGTGGAGCGCCTCGGGCGCGGTTATGCCTGGCTCGATACGGGTACGCCAGAGACATTGATGGCCGCGACACAATTCGTCTGTGCCCTGGAAACCCGCCAGGGCATCAAGATCGCCTGCCTCGAGGAGATCGCATTCACCCAGGGTTTTATCACGGCCGACAATTTTGCGCGCATGGCGGCATCAGCGCCGATCAGCGCCTATGGCCGCTATCTGAAGACGTTGATGTCGGATCTCGAGATCGAAGCGCGCCCCACGCCGCTGCGCCTGGTTGGCGCATGA
- a CDS encoding glycosyltransferase, whose amino-acid sequence MRARKLNKPDNEAKLTTGDALPSTDDLDSFAPTLAIVIPVYKHSVLMTEAVESALAQIATFDIAIVIVDDGCPFPETEEIGTTYATAHGNVFYLRKPNGGLSSARNYGVDFACDLFPSIEAIYFLDADNRITLPAMQDVFAFLKERPEIDWVYPNIDKFGIGWNGSYQAPYSRLLHLTFDNICEAGSMVSRRVFDAGIRFDETMKAGFEDWEFWLQCISHGFVGANYPFFGFDYRQRAESMLRDSHRTKAAIMAYIREKHKKLFMPDTLAQWEHEESPRFAAIATGTYAVSLFSDPLAKHAKIDLETFIDRYWASLAEPDAHGIPPFMLWIAPAHLEAMRKIGVLHNVLWHAERLSEKHHLVAIRLEHDASRIELKQVEAGAPDYMAKKPLAWMCSAEIFKACVDDISDEWIGSIRGKRPSPDTVELVIRGPFKAFDLDRTVLPATNGLLSTLGVFRDSAYRRVANVRWTWRGGYFPPVKNHYRLLRDALGASPVLPRIATKNQAPRIGFLLPIASFGGVEKVAYAMARVMARLGYETHLYILGKSSCEMVFDQGDFASVNFLMDDYPLWGGAHQFAGHDLMMAQDEGARVERLLGLFAGLDVVVNCQVAPVNAVLGELRRRGVKILDHVHVLDRTRSGRSAGHPYIALAYEHIYDLILTCSEQMVDWFHGMGVPTAKLMHIRNAPSYEMRDSEVRTVLRQRQRRGVPERLKTLFIGRLDSQKGIERLYNAAVIIRRRKLPIDIRLIGGEVLNDQARGSWTERFAEIGIKLEPAIYSAKALTDAFAEADVLLLTSRWEGAPLTILEAQRVGCVPVVTAVGAVGELVEHEIDGLLINSEDDNAIAHELVRSLERLLSEPHLLNRLSSTAADHVAATNWAENLSPLIDRLEAWFPFRSEEIELRRTVTSSPGR is encoded by the coding sequence ATGCGTGCGCGCAAGCTTAACAAGCCGGACAATGAGGCCAAGCTCACCACCGGCGACGCGTTGCCGTCGACCGACGACCTGGACTCCTTTGCGCCCACCCTTGCCATCGTCATTCCGGTATACAAGCATTCGGTGCTGATGACGGAGGCCGTGGAGTCCGCGCTGGCCCAGATCGCGACTTTCGACATCGCCATCGTCATCGTCGATGATGGCTGTCCATTCCCCGAAACCGAGGAAATCGGTACCACCTACGCAACCGCGCACGGCAATGTATTTTATCTGCGCAAACCAAATGGCGGCCTGAGTTCGGCCCGCAACTATGGCGTCGATTTTGCCTGCGACCTGTTCCCGTCGATCGAAGCCATTTATTTTCTCGACGCCGACAACCGCATCACCCTGCCGGCCATGCAGGACGTGTTCGCCTTTCTGAAGGAACGTCCGGAGATCGACTGGGTCTATCCGAACATCGACAAGTTCGGCATCGGCTGGAACGGCAGCTATCAAGCTCCCTATTCGAGACTGTTGCACCTGACTTTCGACAACATCTGCGAGGCCGGCAGCATGGTCTCACGCCGTGTTTTCGATGCCGGAATCAGGTTCGATGAGACCATGAAGGCCGGGTTCGAGGATTGGGAATTCTGGCTCCAATGCATCTCGCATGGCTTCGTCGGCGCCAATTATCCGTTCTTCGGATTCGACTATCGCCAACGCGCTGAAAGCATGCTGCGTGATTCACATCGCACCAAGGCCGCGATCATGGCCTATATACGCGAGAAGCATAAGAAGCTCTTCATGCCGGATACGCTGGCGCAATGGGAGCATGAGGAAAGCCCGCGCTTTGCGGCGATTGCAACCGGCACGTATGCGGTATCCCTGTTCAGTGACCCGCTCGCCAAGCATGCGAAGATCGACCTTGAGACCTTCATAGACCGCTACTGGGCGTCGCTGGCGGAACCGGATGCTCATGGTATCCCGCCCTTCATGCTGTGGATCGCTCCTGCGCACCTCGAAGCCATGCGCAAGATCGGCGTGCTCCACAACGTGCTTTGGCACGCCGAACGGCTCAGCGAGAAGCACCATCTGGTCGCCATCCGCCTGGAGCATGACGCCAGCCGCATCGAACTCAAGCAAGTCGAGGCAGGTGCCCCGGATTATATGGCGAAGAAGCCACTTGCCTGGATGTGCTCGGCCGAGATCTTCAAAGCCTGTGTCGACGACATTTCCGACGAATGGATCGGCTCAATCCGCGGCAAGCGGCCATCGCCGGACACGGTTGAACTGGTGATTCGGGGACCGTTCAAGGCGTTCGATCTGGACCGCACTGTCCTCCCCGCCACCAACGGTCTGCTCTCGACCCTTGGGGTCTTTCGTGATTCCGCCTATCGCCGCGTCGCCAATGTACGCTGGACTTGGCGGGGCGGCTATTTTCCGCCGGTCAAGAACCACTATAGGCTTCTGCGCGACGCCTTGGGCGCGAGCCCGGTCCTACCGCGCATCGCGACCAAGAATCAGGCACCGCGTATCGGCTTCCTGCTGCCGATAGCCTCCTTCGGCGGTGTCGAGAAAGTCGCCTATGCCATGGCTCGGGTGATGGCGCGCCTCGGCTATGAGACCCATCTCTATATACTCGGCAAGTCCTCCTGCGAGATGGTCTTCGACCAGGGCGACTTCGCCAGCGTCAACTTTCTCATGGATGATTATCCGCTCTGGGGTGGCGCACACCAATTCGCCGGCCACGATCTGATGATGGCGCAGGATGAAGGTGCCCGCGTCGAGCGCCTTCTCGGCCTCTTTGCCGGGCTGGATGTGGTGGTGAACTGCCAGGTAGCACCAGTCAACGCCGTCCTGGGCGAGTTGCGCCGGCGCGGGGTGAAGATTCTCGATCACGTCCACGTTCTCGATCGGACACGCTCGGGGCGATCGGCCGGTCACCCTTACATTGCGCTGGCCTATGAACACATTTACGACCTGATCCTGACCTGCTCGGAACAGATGGTCGACTGGTTCCATGGCATGGGCGTGCCTACGGCCAAGCTGATGCACATCCGTAACGCGCCGAGTTACGAGATGAGAGACTCCGAAGTGCGAACGGTCCTGCGCCAACGGCAGCGCCGAGGCGTGCCGGAACGTCTCAAAACCCTGTTCATCGGCCGTCTCGATTCGCAGAAGGGCATCGAGCGCCTTTACAACGCGGCCGTCATCATCAGGCGGCGTAAGCTTCCGATCGACATTCGCCTTATTGGCGGCGAGGTATTGAACGACCAGGCCCGCGGCTCCTGGACCGAGCGCTTCGCCGAGATCGGCATCAAGCTTGAGCCGGCCATTTACTCCGCTAAGGCCTTGACCGACGCGTTTGCCGAGGCCGACGTCCTGCTGCTCACTTCGCGCTGGGAAGGCGCCCCGCTTACCATTCTCGAGGCACAGCGTGTCGGCTGCGTGCCGGTGGTGACCGCCGTGGGCGCGGTCGGCGAACTAGTCGAACATGAAATCGATGGCCTGCTGATCAACAGCGAAGATGACAATGCTATCGCTCACGAACTGGTGCGATCGCTTGAGCGCCTGCTCAGCGAACCGCACCTCCTCAATCGGCTCTCTTCCACCGCGGCAGATCATGTTGCCGCCACGAATTGGGCCGAAAACCTGTCGCCGCTCATCGACCGGCTTGAGGCTTGGTTTCCCTTCAGGTCGGAGGAAATCGAGCTACGCCGAACCGTAACCTCGAGTCCGGGCCGATGA